The Papilio machaon chromosome 3, ilPapMach1.1, whole genome shotgun sequence genome window below encodes:
- the LOC106712254 gene encoding E3 ubiquitin-protein ligase UBR5 isoform X5: MSSMHFVVHPLPGTEDQLIDRLKEVSERWNRYGTGAGSSALSTLRGVRAVTAGPAHIACLLDDGTICRAAFSIIPDRLDLSKADASKNGGNGGGGSGGGGTSGGKQGGSSGGCGSRQQPRTRARIMRNSIRAAPSSQGSTSRATGVIIGASSSGRVVSVPAPFVPEDLVTQAQVVLQGKSRSLIIRELQRTNLDVNLAVNNLLSRDDEEGEEPEGGEGGDGYVPEDLISLLDSGFHATQQDHSVIIDADAMFSEDIFGYATIRSRNGGGGSGSGGGRAGASREGSSSTQERPSEFSRWRDRQYFGPRRWLESALRDTSWDKDGVDNKKKDSAMSASPLWVSEELEYWDSNIRFTHIAATYSELIAVSSLGQLHQWRWADAHPYQRNDCSSSNSLYHPRGNWLGMMSGERIVNISAAGIRVSVLTDTGRIATFLDESIAHAPGAARLEHPLQTFTEFGSDKAVSLHACSLYTVAKLDSGALYWWGVLPLGQRARLWEKHRARSRKQQRGHSSATPQDLQAGQNVTMKNAPMYQPGAIGFNMSSGVPKVGVLQNAAWNLSDMCRFKLLPPPQLDRSISDKDKRDIQNQSPLTVSSVKASSSGGSGKDSGKDSNKDMADRLDMPPPPSPASSTCSDTSTSHKRAKRVTVRGEEGSSNDGSKRDEEEWPLKEVVFLEDVKSVPLGRVLKVDGAYAAVRFPTMGKDGKEVLPSTTDDWTTVLQDCRLVRKDDLVAVKWGAGSGSGSRGPDCLQRSPRKVALPPELQVITIAVDSRGVHAVVKRPGGALAYAVYAVGATRALTDSVFPTDHEALLGHTNGAGIQLATAAEGSEAVVVMADGNGALYPIARDCVGMVREPPPLNLPPARALTAHALPLQPHGAAHSHHAALKSQVALIIIVPEPQLMMPRVLRCDLEGVRQLLHLLEADNNKQQILSILQERCDGNRNILHACVHMCAPTSNKEPDIVENSSMPNVASGTSGSGNNTDEAVPAISWPPETFEASGDEDSLMGLTNNSKISNGGANGGGAVSADPAERRGNALAALRALCESPVLQPYLMQLLLAKDGMGQTPLMAAVAERAYRAALVLLDAIRSCPEADEAQRSDAIFPPNAHPDHSPLLVLCCNDTCSFTWTGQEHINQDIFECKTCGLTGSLCCCTECAKVCHKGHDCKLKRTSPTAYCDCWEKCRCKALVGGNWAARCDLLARLARDTQLATHFNSRGESILLFLVQTVGRQAVEQRQFRAGGGRGRAPRKQPGSDAEVDTPDHDLEPPRFARRALLHLLGDWAAVEAAVMCGATASEPEGRPGSPSLNQSGTTLLDKFTHALIVKCTNEMLDTLLHTLMREQQNEAVPGRAERAREVARRFVRSVARIFVIFSVEMAPGAAKKRGPLSITSSLVRCRRVFAALVALAVEELVEAADALLAPVRLGVVRPTAPFPLATTYVDLVNGSEDLFGVEPLSTGHTRLGHSRRESNTGGGRGAAAGGASMGGSALAPDRASTPVATEYADDVAEAPSLGGDDDASETDEPAMAAADPTPDAQHDDAMGERGQEQHVVVENGTERAEGGESESELDLLAEVETESDSDDQDNAESAQRSVQTRATQGSDAAGIASLLMYPEDESGDSTQPEDEDSEAGETDEQDGEAEPPLHDGEPLERRAAPPARPNLAPHSMQWAIRSREPTRGTTSSAGGVRLTGSSSLVFIDPASLRRSAAAAAAGAHDPHSTSTTASFLARAFGIVIRQIADLLWEYERITLPLPRLVPLAYREALRLQCYLERQLKPTWDWLVTVMDATEAQLRFGASLTSNNAGSAAAEHSRTNATTTRRTTSFTSPATRIIGFSEGPRGRDRDQGVEAGSARREFLAYCLSLLRAHSAEHAEQLPVLDVAALKHVAYVLDALIYYMRAAQPQPHHHPHLWTADENENEEGDEEMVVGGGGTNESDGEGDGARGRTHAFFQRSDSTLCLGCPPPDPFNMTMQDALPLADQPQLLQPNARREDLFGMPRQPVTLPPADDANTGAANPLEVMCLLKVVPRRLGLSSRGAERGWSPPARPASAPPAHTHTMARDEPQDLSCAKDTVTKMDTGSDGEYPSDSDSDEARQIQRKKHHRHPHASTSGSSSRQDRQEAAPPSEFHTLVDTACSIIDAPHQQNIALPKPGVSGSVHEPRPSTSRSPGKTVIGELLSVADPLESQEISAHVTVETTGLTTAPLLPTQVLNAPAQARTCPSLGATVSHDLLLGRWRLSLDLFGRVFTEDVGLEPGSVVAELGGFPVKEVKFRRDMEKLRNSQQKDLTLHKMERDRAKLLQQTFAELNSAFAGQNRRAHSAQPPLAVNRVKVTFRDEPGEGSGVARSFYTSVAEALLANEKLPPLESTSGSGLNSNASNGTSGSSGANAGASANTGTRSSGAGRARAKDTARRVPGRAAPRPPTAREPRRVLSVDARPYSPQAAPGTEGAGYSGDRPGGHNEHLTLHQAQLGERLYPRVHSLHPTFAGKITGMLLELTPAQLLVLLASEDALRQKVREAMDLIVMNPSEAILDLDVFSLSERGGGVGGGGGAALGAGSSAAAADDAAPLFYSPGKRGYYSPRQGRATSERINAFRNVGRIIGLCLLQNELCPMFLNRHVLKYILARPIRFHDLAFFDPVVYESLRQLVADAENGDSHSLFAALDLNFSLEMCEEEGGGCVELVPGGREIEVTALNVYDYVRKYAQHRMLHSQEKALESIRVGVLDVLPESSLEGLTAEDLRLLLNGVGDINVAALVSYTSFNDESGEPPERLVRFKRWLWAIVDKMTHLERQDLVYFWTGSPALPASEEGFQPMPSVTIRPADDAHLPTANTCISRLYIPLYSSRHVLKHKLLLAIKTKNFGFV, encoded by the exons GCGTGGTGTGCGAGCCGTGACCGCCGGCCCCGCCCACATCGCTTGCCTACTTGACGACGGCACGATATGCCGCGCCGCATTCTCCATCATCCCCGACAGGCTCGACTTGAGCAAAGCGGACGCCAGCAAGAACGGTGGGAATGGAGGTGGAGGAAGTGGGGGAGGTGGGACTAGTGGGGGGAAACAAGGCGGCAGCAGTGGCGGCTGCGGCTCTAGACAACAGCCGCGGACTAGGGCTCGCATCATGAGAAACTCAATTCGTGCTGCACCCAGTTCACAAG GGTCTACGAGTCGTGCCACTGGTGTAATTATAGGCGCATCTAGCTCCGGGCGAGTCGTGTCCGTTCCGGCGCCTTTTGTACCGGAGGATTTGGTAACACAGGCTCAAGTTGTTCTTCAAGGAAAAAGTCGCAGTCTCATTATACGAGAATTGCAG CGTACAAACCTGGACGTGAACCTAGCCGTAAACAACTTGCTGTCCCGCGACGATGAGGAGGGCGAGGAGCCAGAGGGTGGCGAGGGCGGCGACGGCTACGTGCCAGAGGACCTCATCTCGCTGCTCGACAGCGGCTTCCACGCCACGCAGCAGGACCATTCCGTCATAATCGACGCCGATGCGATGTTCTCCGAGGACATCTTCGGGTACGCGACTATCAGAAG TCGTAACGGGGGCGGCGGCAGTGGCAGTGGTGGTGGACGCGCGGGCGCCAGCCGCGAGGGCAGTAGCTCCACGCAGGAGCGGCCCTCGGAGTTCAGCAGGTGGCGCGATCGTCAGTACTTCGGCCCAAGGAGGTGGCTCGAATCCGCTCTGAGAGATACATCGTGGGATAAAGATGGAG TTGACAACAAGAAAAAAGATTCTGCAATGAGCGCGTCGCCGCTGTGGGTGTCCGAGGAACTGGAGTACTGGGACAGCAATATCCGCTTCACGCACATTGCGGCCACCTACAGTGAGCTCATCGCAGTCTCCAGCCTCGGCCAGCTGCACCAGTGGCGCTGGGCTGACGCGCATCCTTACCAGCGCAATGAC TGCTCCAGTTCTAACAGTCTGTACCACCCGCGCGGCAACTGGCTCGGCATGATGTCGGGAGAGCGTATCGTCAACATTAGCGCCGCTGGCATTCGAGTTTCCGTGCTCACTGACACAGGCAGAATTGCCACCTTCCTCGATGAGTCTATTG cTCACGCACCGGGCGCCGCTCGCTTGGAGCATCCTCTGCAAACGTTCACGGAGTTTGGCAGTGACAAGGCTGTGTCTCTGCACGCCTGCTCGCTCTACACTGTGGCCAAACTGGACTCTGGAGCTCTCTACTGGTG GGGCGTACTTCCACTGGGCCAGCGCGCTCGCCTGTGGGAGAAGCACCGCGCACGCTCCCGCAAGCAGCAGCGCGGCCACTCGTCCGCGACGCCGCAGGACCTGCAGGCGGGACAAAACGTCACCATGAAGAACGCGCCCATGTACCAGCCCGGCGCTATAG GTTTCAACATGTCCTCGGGTGTGCCGAAAGTGGGCGTGTTGCAAAATGCGGCCTGGAACCTATCGGATATGTGCCGCTTCAAGTTGCTGCCACCGCCTCAGCTTGACCGCTCCATCTCAGATAAAGACAAGAGAGATATTCAG AATCAATCTCCGCTGACTGTGTCCTCCGTGAAAGCGTCCTCTTCCGGCGGAAGTGGCAAGGATAGTGGCAAGGACAGCAATAAGGATATGGCGGACCGCCTGGACATGCCACCGCCGCCCAGCCCCGCCTCTTCTACTTGCAGTGACACCAGCACTTCACACA AACGTGCTAAACGTGTGACCGTTCGTGGTGAGGAAGGTTCTTCCAACGATGGCTCCAAACGTGACGAGGAAGAGTGGCCATTGAAGGAAGTAGTCTTTCTCGAGGATGTGAAGAGCGTGCCATTGGGCCGCGTGCTCAAGGTTGACGGAGCTTACGCGGCAGTGCGGTTCCCGACTATGGGCAAGGACGGCAAGGAGGTGCTGCCCTCCACCACTGATGACTGGACGACCGTGCTTCAAGACTGCCGGCTCGTACGCAAAGATGATTTGGTAGCGGTGAAGTGGGGCGCGGGAAGTGGATCTGGGTCCCGCGGACCGGACTGCCTGCAGCGCTCGCCCAGGAAGGTCGCTCTTCCACCTGAGTTGCAAGTTATTACCATCGCA GTTGACAGTCGCGGGGTGCACGCCGTAGTGAAGCGACCGGGCGGCGCGTTGGCGTACGCCGTATACGCGGTGGGCGCGACTCGTGCGCTTACTGACAGCGTCTTCCCCACTGACCACGAGGCATTGCTCGGTCACACCAACGGAGCCGGTATTCAGCTCGCCACTGCCGCAGAA GGTAGCGAGGCGGTGGTGGTGATGGCGGACGGCAACGGCGCGCTGTACCCCATCGCGCGCGACTGTGTAGGCATGGTGCGCGAGCCACCGCCGCTCAACCTGCCGCCCGCGCGCGCACTCACCGCACACGCGTTGCCGCTGCAGCCGCATGGCGCCGCGCACTCGCACCACGCTGCGCTCAAGTCACAG GTGGCgcttataataatagtaccAGAGCCACAGCTGATGATGCCGCGTGTGCTGCGCTGCGATTTGGAAGGTGTGCGCCAGCTGCTGCATCTACTCGAAGCGGACAACAACA AACAACAAATACTTTCCATCCTTCAAGAACGGTGTGATGGCAACAGGAATATACTACATGCTTGTGTGCACATGTGTGCACCTACATCAAACAAAGAACCCGATATAG TAGAAAATTCTTCGATGCCGAACGTAGCGAGCGGCACTAGTGGCAGCGGAAACAATACCGATGAAGCTGTGCCAGCTATTTCTTGGCCCCCAGAAACATTCGAGGCTTCCGGCGATGAAGACAGTTTAATGGGACTTACTAATAACAG TAAAATATCGAATGGCGGGGCGAACGGCGGCGGTGCGGTGAGCGCTGACCCGGCGGAGCGGCGCGGCAACGCGCTGGCCGCCCTGCGCGCGCTCTGCGAGAGCCCAGTCCTGCAGCCCTACCTCATGCAGCTGCTCCTTGCTAA GGACGGAATGGGCCAAACGCCGTTGATGGCGGCCGTGGCGGAGCGTGCGTACCGCGCGGCGCTCGTGCTGCTGGACGCGATCAGGTCGTGCCCCGAAGCGGACGAGGCGCAACGCTCCGATGCCATCTTCCCGCCCAACGCGCACCCTGACCACTCGCCGCTCCTCGTGCTCTGTTGCAACGACACCTGCAGCTTTACCTGGACAGGACAGGAACATATCAATCAG gATATATTTGAATGCAAGACTTGTGGTCTCACTGGTTCGCTTTGCTGCTGCACTGAATGCGCGAAG GTTTGCCACAAAGGACACGACTGCAAGCTGAAGCGCACGTCGCCGACTGCGTACTGTGACTGCTGGGAGAAGTGCCGCTGCAAGGCGCTGGTGGGCGGCAACTGGGCTGCGCGCTGCGACCTCCTCGCCAGGCTCGCTAGGGACACGCAGCTCGCCACGCATTTTAACTCCAG GGGCGAGTCGATCCTGCTGTTCCTGGTGCAGACGGTAGGGCGGCAGGCGGTGGAGCAGCGTCAGTTCCGCGCTGGCGGAGGGCGGGGTCGCGCGCCGCGCAAGCAGCCCGGCTCCGACGCTGAGGTGGACACGCCCGACCACGACCTCGAGCCGCCGCGGTTCGCAAGACGCGCTCTGCTACATCTACtgg gTGATTGGGCTGCTGTGGAAGCGGCTGTTATGTGTGGCGCCACCGCCTCGGAGCCTGAAGGCCGGCCCGGCAGCCCCTCGCTTAACCAGTCCGGAACCACGCTCCTCGACAAGTTCACACACGCACTCATCGTTAAGTGTACCAATGAA ATGCTAGACACGTTGCTGCACACGCTAATGCGCGAGCAGCAGAATGAGGCGGTGCCGGGACGGGCGGAGCGCGCGCGCGAGGTGGCGCGCCGCTTCGTGCGCTCCGTCGCTAGGATCTTCGTCATATTCAGTGTCGAGATGGCACCAGGCGCAGCCAAGAAGAGAGG GCCACTTTCGATCACATCCTCGTTGGTCCGGTGCCGGCGTGTATTCGCTGCGCTAGTAGCACTTGCCGTGGAGGAGCTGGTGGAGGCAGCCGACGCCCTGCTCGCGCCGGTCCGGCTTGGCGTGGTGCGCCCCACTGCCCCCTTCCCACTTGCCACAACCTACGTCGATCTTGTTAATGGCAGCGAGGATTTGTTTGGAGTCGAGCCCCTATCTACAGGACACACTCGGCTCGGACACAGTCGCAG gGAATCAAACACCGGCGGAGGCCGCGGGGCAGCCGCAGGCGGTGCTTCAATGGGCGGATCAGCGCTGGCTCCTGACAGAGCCTCCACGCCCGTCGCCACTGAATACGCAGATGATGTGGCCGAAGCGCCCTCCCTGGGTGGTGACGACGATGCCTCCGAGACCGACGAGCCTGCCATGGCGGCAGCCGACCCCACCCCGGACGCACAACACGATGATGCAATGGGCGAAAG agGGCAAGAACAACATGTAGTCGTTGAAAACGGCACGGAGCGCGCGGAGGGCGGCGAAAGCGAGAGCGAGCTGGATCTGCTGGCCGAGGTGGAGACAGAGAGTGACTCCGATGACCAGGACAATGCCGAGTCCGCGCAGCGCAGCGTGCAAACTCGCGCCACACAGGGTTCTGATGCCG CAGGTATAGCATCGCTGCTAATGTATCCAGAGGACGAGAGCGGGGACTCAACGCAGCCGGAGGACGAGGACTCGGAGGCGGGCGAGACCGACGAGCAGGACGGCGAGGCCGAGCCTCCGCTGCACGACGGCGAGCCGCTCgagcgccgcgccgcgccgcctgCGCGCCCCAACCTCGCGCCGCACTCCATGCAATGGGCGATACG ATCGCGCGAGCCGACGCGCGGCACGACAAGCAGCGCAGGCGGGGTGCGGCTGACGGGCAGCTCCTCGCTGGTGTTCATCGACCCCGCCTCGCTGCGACGTTCTGCCGCTGCGGCAGCTGCTGGCGCACACGACCCGCACTCCACATCTACCACCGCTTCCTTCTTGGCACGAGCGTTCG gTATTGTCATCCGTCAAATCGCGGATCTACTGTGGGAGTATGAACGTATAACTCTGCCGTTACCGCGCCTGGTGCCTCTGGCCTACCGCGAGGCGCTGCGCCTGCAGTGTTACCTCGAACGACAACTCAAGCCCACTTGGGACTGGCTCGTTACCGTTATGGACGCTACAGAAGCTCAGTTGAG ATTCGGCGCTTCATTGACTTCGAACAACGCGGGCTCTGCGGCAGCGGAACACAGCCGCACCAACGCCACCACCACCCGCCGCACCACCTCTTTCACCTCGCCCGCCACGCGCATCATCGGCTTCTCGGAGGGACCGCGCGGCCGGGATAGAGACCAAG GTGTGGAGGCAGGTAGCGCGCGGCGCGAGTTCCTGGCGTACTGCCTCTCGCTACTGCGCGCGCACAGCGCCGAGCACGCGGAGCAGCTGCCCGTGCTGGACGTGGCCGCGCTCAAGCACGTCGCGTACGTGCTTGACGCGCTCATATACTACATGCGAGCTGCGCAGCCGCAACCGCACCACCACCCACATTTATGGACAGCC GACGAAAATGAAAACGAGGAAGGCGACGAGGAGATGGTAGTGGGTGGCGGAGGCACCAATGAGTCTGACGGCGAGGGCGATGGCGCACGCGGCCGCACGCACGCCTTCTTCCAGCGTTCCGACTCCACGCTCTGTCTGGGATGTCCCCCGCCAGATCCTTTCAATA TGACAATGCAAGATGCACTGCCGCTGGCCGACCAGCCGCAGCTGCTGCAGCCCAACGCGCGCCGCGAGGACCTGTTCGGCATGCCGCGCCAGCCCGTCACCCTGCCGCCCGCCGACGACGCCAACACCGGCGCCGCAAATCCGCTTGAAG TGATGTGCCTGTTGAAAGTGGTTCCTCGTCGGTTGGGTTTGTCGTCGCGCGGAGCTGAGCGCGGCTGGTCGCCGCCCGCGCGCCCCGCCTccgcgccgcccgcgcacACACACACCATGGCGCGCGACGAGCCGCAG GATTTATCCTGTGCTAAAGATACTGTAACAAAAATGGACACCGGAAGTGATGGTGAATATCCATCGGATTCTGATTCTGATGAAGCAAGACAAATCCAAAGGAAGAAACATCACAG GCATCCGCACGCGTCGACGTCTGGTAGCAGCTCGCGGCAGGACCGGCAGGAGGCGGCACCGCCATCGGAGTTCCACACGCTGGTGGACACCGCCTGCTCCATCATAGACGCGCCGCACCAGCAGAACATCGCACTGCCTAAACCgg GAGTGAGCGGATCTGTGCACGAGCCGCGGCCGTCCACCTCGCGCAGCCCCGGCAAGACTGTTATT gGCGAATTACTAAGTGTTGCCGATCCTTTAGAGTCGCAGGAGATATCTGCTCACGTGACAGTAGAGACGACCGGCCTCACCACGGCCCCCTTGTTACCTACACAAGTACTTAATGCACCTGCTCAAGC TCGCACTTGTCCGTCACTGGGAGCGACCGTGTCGCACGACCTGCTGTTAGGTCGGTGGCGGCTATCACTGGACCTGTTCGGGCGCGTGTTCACCGAGGACGTGGGCCTCGAGCCCGGCTCCGTGGTCGCCGAGCTCGGCGGCTTCCCAGTCAAGGAGGTCAAGTTCAGGCGCGACATGGAGAAGCTACGCAACTCACAGCAAAAAGATTTGACCCTGCATAAG ATGGAGCGTGATCGTGCGAAGCTACTGCAGCAGACATTCGCGGAGTTGAATAGCGCGTTCGCGGGGCAGAACCGCCGCGCGCACAGCGCACAGCCGCCGCTCGCCGTCAACCGTGTCAAGGTGACGTTCCGCGACGAACCCGGCGAGGGCAGCGGCGTCGCCAGGTCCTTCTACACCAGCGTCGCTGAG gCGCTACTAGCAAACGAGAAACTGCCTCCGCTGGAGTCGACCTCCGGCAGCGGACTCAACAGCAACGCGTCTAACGGCACCTCAGGCTCCAGCGGCGCCAATGCAGGCGCCAGCGCTAACACTGGAACAcg TAGTAGCGGTGCAGGCAGAGCGCGCGCTAAGGACACGGCGCGGCGGGTGCCGGGCAGAGCTGCGCCGCGGCCTCCCACCGCGCGCGAGCCGCGCCGCGTGCTCAGTGTCGATGCGAGGCCGTACTCACCACAG GCTGCACCGGGGACTGAGGGCGCGGGGTACAGTGGCGACCGGCCCGGCGGACACAACGAACATCTCACCCTGCATCAGGCACAACTCGGCGAAAGATTATATCCCAGA gTACATTCTCTCCATCCGACATTTGCGGGCAAAATCACTGGGATGCTGTTAGAATTGACACCTGCCCAACTTTTAGTACTACTTGCCAGTGAAGACGCATTGAGACAGAAAGTGCGAGAGGCCATGGACCTTATAGTTATGAATCCTTCTGAAGCGATACTAG ACCTGGACGTATTCTCGCTGTCGGAACGCGGCGGCGGTGTGGGCGGCGGCGGGGGCGCGGCACTGGGTGCTGGCTCGTCGGCGGCGGCTGCGGACGATGCGGCGCCACTCTTCTACTCGCCAGGCAAGCGCGGCTACTACTCGCCTCGGCAGGGACGCGCCACCTCGGAGCGCATCAACGCCTTTAGGAATGTCGGCAg AATCATCGGGCTGTGTCTGCTACAAAATGAACTGTGCCCAATGTTCCTCAATCGGCACGTGTTGAAATACATACTGGCCCGACCTATACGTTTCCACGATCTCGCGTTCTTCGACCCTGTCGTCTACGAGAGCTTGCGCCAACTCGTCGCCGACGCAGAGAATGGAGATTCTCATTCCTTGTTTGCAGCTCTCGATCTCAACTTTAG TTTGGAAATGTGTGAAGAAGAAGGCGGTGGTTGTGTGGAACTGGTACCCGGTGGCCGAGAAATCGAAGTGACCGCGCTCAACGTGTACGATTACGTGCGCAAGTACGCACAACATCGGATGCTGCACTCGCAGGAAAAAGCGCTCGAG TCGATCCGTGTGGGCGTATTGGATGTGTTACCCGAGTCCTCCTTGGAGGGCTTGACCGCTGAGGACCTGCGGCTCCTGCTGAACGGCGTGGGCGACATCAATGTGGCCGCGCTGGTCTCGTACACAAGCTTCAACGACGAGAGCGGCGAGCCTCCAGAGCGGCTCGTGAGGTTCAAACGTTGGCTCTGGGCCATCGTTGACAAAATGACTCATCTTGAACGACAGGATCTG GTGTACTTCTGGACGGGTTCGCCTGCGTTGCCGGCGTCGGAGGAGGGCTTCCAGCCAATGCCGTCGGTGACAATCCGGCCGGCTGACGACGCGCACCTGCCCACCGCCAACACGTGCATCTCGCGCCTCTACATCCCGCTCTACTCATCGCGACACGTACTCAAGCACAAGCTGCTGCTTgctataaaaactaaaaatttcgGCTTCGTGTAG